A genome region from Pseudoalteromonas tetraodonis includes the following:
- a CDS encoding 2-hydroxyacid dehydrogenase gives MDIAFFSAQKYERPFFEQSLNGFSNITITYFEQSLSAQTAILAKNFNAVCVFVNDTVDKAVIEQLATLGVSAILLRCAGFNNVDLPVAKQHNLSVLRVPAYSPEAVAEHCVALMLTLSRKTHKAYNRVREDNFDLNGLLGFNLHNKTIGIIGCGKIGLALCNILNGFGANVLVCDPFAKPGNYTITDLNTLLAQSDIISLHCPLSEDTHHLIDDAAFNKMKTGVMLINTSRGALVNSQACIKALKSQKLGYLGLDVYEQESELFFKNHSDEINQDDIFSRLVSFRNVLITGHQGFFTQEALTEIANITLQNAFEVTQGNSLTNEVL, from the coding sequence ATGGATATTGCTTTTTTTAGTGCTCAGAAATATGAGCGCCCTTTTTTTGAGCAAAGTTTAAATGGCTTTTCTAACATCACTATTACTTACTTTGAGCAAAGTTTATCGGCGCAGACGGCAATATTAGCTAAAAACTTTAACGCTGTGTGCGTATTTGTAAACGATACAGTAGATAAAGCAGTGATTGAGCAACTTGCCACATTGGGTGTTAGCGCTATTTTATTACGCTGTGCGGGGTTTAATAACGTTGACTTGCCTGTTGCCAAACAGCATAACCTCAGCGTATTACGCGTACCCGCTTACAGCCCTGAGGCAGTAGCTGAACATTGTGTTGCCCTTATGCTCACCCTCAGCCGTAAAACACACAAAGCTTATAACCGCGTGCGCGAAGACAACTTTGATTTAAATGGCTTACTCGGGTTTAACTTACATAACAAGACCATAGGGATTATAGGCTGCGGAAAAATAGGCTTGGCACTGTGTAACATTTTAAATGGTTTTGGCGCTAACGTTTTAGTGTGCGACCCTTTTGCAAAACCAGGCAATTACACTATTACCGATTTAAATACCCTACTTGCCCAAAGCGATATAATTTCACTGCACTGCCCGCTGAGCGAAGATACGCATCATTTAATCGATGACGCTGCATTTAATAAAATGAAAACCGGCGTCATGCTCATTAATACTTCTCGCGGTGCGCTGGTAAACAGCCAAGCGTGTATTAAAGCACTTAAATCACAAAAACTGGGGTACTTAGGGCTTGATGTGTACGAACAAGAATCAGAACTGTTTTTTAAAAACCACAGTGACGAAATAAATCAAGACGATATATTCTCTCGTTTAGTGAGTTTTAGAAACGTGTTAATAACAGGGCATCAAGGCTTTTTTACTCAAGAAGCTCTAACCGAAATCGCTAATATAACATTACAAAATGCATTTGAGGTTACTCAAGGAAATAGCTTAACAAACGAAGTGCTATAG
- a CDS encoding sodium-dependent transporter: MAQVRDGFQSRLGFVLAAAGAAVGLGNIWGFPTQAANHGGGAFLLVYFIVIFLLALPALYTELYLGYKAQANPVKALSQAWQDHAPKVGAAAGYIGLAGAIVMLSFYSIVAGWMLSYAIEPISSFFGLHSLSEFLHSDSMLRNFIFTPLMLILTASIILKGVKSGIETWSRRLMPLLLVLLIGLIIYIATLDGASEGFAAYLVPDFSKILDPDLIIAAMGQAFFSLSLGVGCMMIYGSYLKPGANLPKLTASVALLDTSVAFLAGLLIIPAIYVAQYNGVEVFNNGKLIGEGQLIFAILPELFGTMGEIGLLVGLLFFVLMSIASVTSTISSTEIPVAFLVENHSVDRTKATWAVSAIVFVCASTIILNFDWLFGLVIMVFTQYQLPLMGLFYFITVGWLWQRGNKLHQASSGAHYWFAQYIRFVCPVLMTLVFANVAFG, from the coding sequence ATGGCACAAGTGCGTGATGGTTTTCAAAGTCGACTAGGTTTTGTATTGGCAGCAGCCGGTGCAGCCGTAGGTTTAGGTAATATATGGGGTTTTCCTACGCAGGCTGCTAATCATGGTGGCGGCGCATTTTTACTGGTTTACTTTATCGTTATTTTTTTGCTGGCGTTACCTGCTTTATACACCGAGCTGTATTTAGGTTACAAAGCCCAAGCTAACCCTGTTAAAGCGCTAAGCCAAGCATGGCAAGATCACGCCCCTAAAGTGGGAGCCGCAGCAGGCTATATTGGCCTTGCCGGTGCCATCGTTATGTTAAGTTTTTACTCTATTGTGGCCGGTTGGATGCTTTCCTACGCTATAGAGCCTATAAGTAGCTTTTTTGGCTTGCATAGCTTGAGTGAGTTTTTACATAGCGACTCTATGTTACGTAATTTTATTTTTACGCCGCTTATGCTTATTTTAACCGCCAGTATTATTTTAAAAGGGGTGAAGTCGGGAATAGAAACCTGGTCACGCCGTTTAATGCCGCTTTTACTTGTTCTCCTTATTGGGCTTATTATTTATATTGCAACGTTAGATGGCGCAAGCGAAGGGTTTGCTGCTTATTTAGTGCCTGACTTTAGTAAAATACTCGACCCTGATTTAATTATTGCCGCAATGGGGCAAGCGTTCTTTTCGTTGTCGCTTGGGGTAGGCTGTATGATGATTTACGGCTCATATTTAAAACCCGGAGCTAACTTACCAAAATTAACCGCAAGTGTTGCGCTACTTGATACCAGCGTGGCGTTTTTGGCGGGCTTATTAATAATTCCGGCTATTTATGTTGCCCAGTACAATGGCGTTGAAGTATTTAATAACGGTAAATTAATTGGTGAGGGACAACTTATTTTTGCCATATTACCTGAGCTATTTGGCACTATGGGTGAAATTGGTTTATTGGTTGGCTTATTATTTTTTGTATTGATGTCGATAGCTTCAGTTACCTCAACTATTTCATCAACTGAGATCCCTGTGGCATTTTTGGTTGAAAACCACAGTGTAGATAGAACCAAAGCAACATGGGCAGTCAGTGCAATTGTATTTGTTTGTGCCAGTACCATTATTTTAAACTTTGATTGGTTATTTGGTTTAGTGATTATGGTATTTACTCAATACCAATTGCCGTTAATGGGGCTGTTTTACTTTATAACGGTAGGCTGGCTATGGCAACGTGGTAATAAGCTTCATCAAGCAAGTTCTGGTGCACATTATTGGTTTGCTCAGTACATTCGTTTTGTCTGCCCAGTGCTAATGACCTTAGTATTTGCAAACGTTGCGTTTGGCTAG